AAGTCATCGACGTCAGGTATGAATTTCATATTCGAAAATCACATGAGTTTTTgtcatatttttttaatagaCTTTTTCCGTGATTCGGCGCAGGTCAAGTGGGTATATCAGTGGTTAGTGTGACAAAGTTTAATAGGGATCACTTCACAGTTTAATGAACCCCCTCCACTCAATGTTGTTCTATCTGACTCGGCCTTAGCTCGCAATATATTCCCGGAAACATGAAACAGATTTGCGTTCATGTGTTTCGATTCATTGAAACCTTGAAACAACTCTAGCGTTAGTGATTAGAAAATACAGTGGAACTCACTGAATTCgcatgaaatatttggtccatTTCACATGGAACCATGTAAACTATAACTCATTATTcggattagaaaaaaatggattcgaatttaatagaaatgtagaaggaaattgaagcgcggtaaccGAGTTACAACTAGCGACGCCTGGTGGATTCCTCgctgaatcctcgcttgccgctGTAGCCTTGCAAGAATCAGTACATTAGAtaaattttcatcagattTGTTTACAATTTGTTCTGTTGCATTCATTATTAGAATTAACGACAGTGTTCGTGTTTTTGTGCGCATGAGGCGCGATTCTGAATTGTTCAAACACTTGAAGTCTAAGTAAACATTGCGATTGAAGTTCAAGtagtatttgattaaaaattcaCTGTCACATTAAGCGACACTGGTTATTTATGTGTTGGTTCTCAAGAGGCATTGATCGAAGTTTTTTACGATCATATGCGCCTATACAAACAGCCTTATGAAACGTGTAGCTTGTTTGGTGCTGGACACGATTTATATCTACGCAACTGGGATTATTGGCAACTGGTAAGATCTAGTGGTATACAGTATGGCGCCAGTTGCCTTCATATCCTGCAGACGTAAGCCGGCTTGGGTTGCAATACGTTGCCTACTGACTTGACGCATGGCGTATTCCACGCAAGGTGGCGCCACTGGACTCGAAAACCTGGAAAAGAAActagaaaaaatcagggaaatttgacAAACTTTGTAAAACACCTGAAAAGAGAATTTATAAATGGGCGGAAAGTGGGCATCGTGCCACGAGTTTGCCCATGTTCTGTCTGTTGATTTCAATTGAGCAGATCAGAGTTTCAGACCACGTAGTCCTTTCCCTGTTGTAGACACCGTATATTAAATCAATGCTAAATCTATAATTTAGGACAAATTCTAGGTTTGTTATGTCTGATAAATGATTATCTGAGTTTGTTATATCATTGTATTGTTAATCAGTTATCACTAAAGGTTCGGTTTGGAATTTTGACAATTCGATACAGCTTTAACGTTTACAATATCTGATCAATACAAGACTGTTTCCTTTTTTTGCCTCCGACGCGAGAATCGTAAAACTATTTTTGAGATTTACATTAGATTTAGTAGATTATTGTGAACATAATCGACCCTTTCCTGATGCTACAGAAACGTTGTAACTACTCAATTGGTACTTGTATGGATTGAATGTGTAAACTTTTTAAACCGGCAGTCTAGACTTGCTAAATTGCGGATGTAATGGTTCAATTTATGAGGGAAAATGTATATTTCCAATAAAGAGAAATTCTATCTGATTTATCATATAATGTATGTGTATATAAGTAAGGCATGAGTTTAGAAGCCTGCTGTGGCGAGCGTAGTGAATGATCGCGCCGGGTTTCCTATTCTCGGAACTAACTGATCTAACTAAGCAGCAGCTTCCTGCGTGTGTCCTGACACACCATGAGAGGAAATGAAAACCGGTGAACTGtcgtttttatttgaatagatATCGCAATTAGAGATGAACAACAGCTGATTATATACAAAAGGAAGAGCTACTTTATTTGAATAGATATCGCAATTAGAGATGAACAACAGCTGATTATATACAAAAGGAAGAGCTACATAGTATTAGGAAGAGCTAATAATGATGAAACCCCACAAcagaaattgataattaccaaaaacctcagaaattttggttttttaaCTCGAAACCATTACCTAGTAATGACTTATTAACGCTGTACATGAAAACAAATGTAATTGCACATTACTATTTAAGATGTAGAGTTTTACTCCCTTACTTAAAATTCaaactacagtggaacctcgttataacgaacttggatacaacaattcatttgtatacaacaaataatgaatttcccaagtaAATCTCATGTTGGATATAACAAACTATCGGTGATGACCTGATTTTCTGGTTCCATGAAGTTTTTTGTAACGAGGTGACACGATCAtagattcagaaaaaaatgagtaAGACCTACACTTTTAAAGAGGGATTAATATTTGCATAATGCCAGTGAGAGTGCTTTATGCTTGGAATGTTTGCattggaattgaaatatatgctGCATGCGCGACAGGCAAATTTTTCAGCTATATTTAGCGATTcgaaatatatgaatttcgAATTGAATCGAAAACtggatatttattttattatgaCTGAGGTAACATCTGCGTGTCGCACGCGCAGCGAACGAGGTCTCCAGTAAATCATGTCATTTGTATCAGATGGTTTCGCTATATCGTTCGTCGTATAACATTGACTATTGTATAAATAGAAGAGAATGATAGAATACTAGATACCGCTGAAAAAAACTCGGGATATTTTTCGCGTCGTTCGTTCGTAGTCTGAGAATTCATTTCGTAAGTGATGGTTTTAATTCTCGTTTGTCTATCTCCACAATAACTATAAGtgtttaagataaaaacccactatctacagattaaaagaatttaaaaacaagaatttatttattcaatctaaaatatatagaatacacgacgtttcgatctcgccctagagatcatcgtcaggtgaactcgtagggtgagatcgaaatgttgtgtattctatatattttagattgaataaatagattcttgtttttaaattcttttaatcggtagatagtgggtttttgtcttattatccgttcaccacgtttgagtgtggttatcgttctataaGTGTTTGTTTCATTCTGCAGTTTGATTCATTGCATCTCATGAGAAGAGTCTGGTCTGTATGTTTTCTGTGGTTTTCACTATCGTTATTAGATCGTGGAACTGTTACTTCTACTTGCAATTTTACCGCAAAAATAATCCGTCATAAAAAACCCGGGTCATTAGACTGTGCGAACCAGGCGTTAATTGGGGTTTTAACGAAATTCCATAAAATGGCGTATTACATATTAGGTATTTTGTGACGGACAGTAATTCCCATTCATGATCTTTATACCGATCCGATCAGAAAGTTGTTAGAACTTATCTGACGTTTGCGTCCTTTAAAACGTGTATAATCAGGTTATGCACATAAGTATAATAGGATATAATAAGCGTTACTGTAGACTGTATGCCACATAAATATAACAACACGATCATCAGACTAGTGTATTTAATGTGTTACTCATTTTGTGTCATTAGTAAAAATTTCGCACTCCAGACTTCAAAGGATGATTGATAATATGATAGTTACAGATCGTACCTTTTTGCGGGCGAATTAGTTTAAAAACTGGTGCGTAGCACGGTTTGGAGTAATTATAAAATACGTGGATGACTGAGTGTTGGAATTTatcgtgtgtttgtgtgtgaaAAAAGTTGTCAGTTCGATAGGGAAAGTGCAATATTGTAACGGTAAGATGCCATTAAAGTAGGGGGCACAGGAACATACGGTAAAACTCgtgcttaattcggatcaccTGGGACTGGAAAATTTTGTCCGAATTTAAACGAAATCTGAATTATTAAGTGCTctcatttgaatagaaataacctagAGGGGACTGGAATTTTAGTCCGAAATTAGTGAAAATGCAAATAAAactgatccgaattaagcaaATTATACTGTATTTTTTACCCGATTCATGAATTGATCGATTGCCCCAGAAGATTCAGCCATGTGCCCAACCATCATTGACACTTAGCAggttgaattgaaaattcgaatttgGGCTGAAAAATAGCGATGACTTTCGTAATgtgatgaattataatatcatGAGGAATTAATTTGACTGCGTTAAAATTTCTATTATTTATTGTATGCAGAACTGAAGCTGGTTCTACGGTTTCGcagttcaaattaaaaaatgcTCAAAATatcggaaatgaactaattttaactcttCACCGACACCGTGTGGAACGAGGTCTCGCTGCCAATTACTGATATCATTCATTATGATGAAGTACGTTCATTATGATACGTATTTTCCGCAGTAGATCCAGGGTGTAACTCATTATTTTAATGACAGAAAACCTATAGATCTCGAAAAGGGTACGTTTGGTCGTAGAGGTGAGCTTGCTGCAttcctttttgaaaaaaaccttgaaaaatCTCATTATAAGAGTATTAGCTATTCCCGATGCTTATGTAAGCTTAATTTCGACGGGTACTGAAAAATTTACACTAGGGGCgatcattgaaaatattcatatcgcATTATGCATGAGGGTTTTATAGGCTTTACCGATTCGTAGATTAAGTTGAAAATGCTCGTGGAGTGTACAGTTTTTTTTGAAGGGCACTAGAAAATTCAGACCACATTGCTGAATATGTTTACGACGGCTTATGACAAAGTTTTGTCGACGTTTTTCACGATCTCGATGAATGTTTTGCAGGCGATATCGGCGCCGGCGCCTGGGCAACGAGACGGCGATGAGAATGATGATAAAGTCGACGAAGATGAAAACGACGATACGCTAAACGATGAAATAGCGGCGGAACGATTCAACGCAGCAGCGCTACGTTTCAGACGCAGTAATTCATTGCCGAGCAACCTGCGACAAACTAGTCAGTTATTACAATTAACAGGTACGAACTCTTCTCGTATTAACTATGTGCGGAGTCTTAAGATCGCCAGACGCTTTCCTGACGTTAAGGTCGAGTTAAGGATGAAAATCTGACCCAACaagataaacagtactgatttagAAATCTACTGTAATTTGAAAGTGACACCTCAAAATTTGTAAtattctcctttaaaactccctATATCCAGGAATAACTGATCCGTATTGATCCTGTTTAATGCGTTCTTTAAAATTAATAGGTCGAGAAGTTCAGACCCGGGTAACAGATTCACGAGACGCGCTCGACATCCTACTGCGATCGAGCGCCGAGACACCAGACGGCGCCGGTGGTCAGGCGATACGACGACACTTGTTCGCGCCTGCGAGTAGCGGTAGCATGCCTCCGAACGTCGGTCGGAATATCATCTCGCGAAATTCCGTTAGAAACATGGGCGCCGACGAGAGTACGATGACCGGACCGGAATCGGACTGGTCGACGGACGGCGAGGAGACGTACGCGATGTATCAGGGTTTCGCCGGTGTTCGTCGTCGGGTCAGCGCGTCGTCGCAGTCCAGTTATCAGTCGGCGATATGGAGACGTAGCTGGGGCGAGGGGTCGACGTCGTTCAGTTTCAGTAATCTCCGGCGAAAACGAGCGGACAGTcgaaaatcagatgtattcgACTACGATAAATTCGCAATGGATCATCAAGCGCAGCGACTGACCAAGCCCGACGACCGATCGACCACGCCGACAGGTGCCACGCCAGACGAAGAATTGAAATCGAATCATTTCGTGAAGAACCGCGCGAATAATGCTGCTGCGGCGGCTGCGCATTATTCTCCGAGCGTCGTTTTACGCAAAACGGAAAAACGCGCGAAGAGAACGCGTCCGAGCAGCACGGGCGATTCGATGGATTACACGCGGGGCGGACAAGCGGAATTTGCGTCGACGTTGAGAGCGGCCGTCAGTGCGGAGAACTTCGACGAAAACGACGAACGCGATGAAACGCTCAATAAAAGTCTTTCGGAAACGGCGTTAACGTCGCCGCCTGAGCAGACGGTCAAGGTCACCGCGGCCAAGTCGATGCAAGACGTAACTCCGCGTCAGCgtaaaacatcgaaaaacaaaaaagaagGTTTGAGTTTTTTGCGTATGATGTTTTATAAACGACGCAAAGAGAAAGATCAGGCGGAGGGTCTCGCTTTTCAGTCGGATGATGAGACGGCGGAGGAGGTAACGCCGCCTAGTGTCGATAACATGAACCGCGTGGCCTCGGTTCGACCGGCGCACGAGGAAAGTACAACTAAACGAGTCAGTTCAGTGGATGGAGAAGATTTATCCGAAACTCAGCGCGACGAATCCGAGTTTAAAGCCGAAAAGTGGATGCCACAAAAATCGTTTGTGTCGTATATTCCTGATTTTCCAGTTCACTCATCGGACGGTTCAGATAACGAGAGACGAGTTCCATCACTGTCGGTTACACGTTTGAACACCGGCGATGCCGATCGGAATAATCGTTTAAACGTAGCCGACGGTGAACCTCATCGGCCTCGCAGTCCAAAACCTCACTCGACGCGAGCCGATCAGACCGAGCAGATCGCGCAGCAACGTCAACGCTCGCGTTCCAGTCCGAAAACGCTGAAATTACAACTcgtcaaaaaggaaaagtcaTCGACGAAATTAGCGCGTAACAAGTCGTCGCTGGCGCGAACGGAATCGTTTCGTATTCCGCGTAAACAGCGCTGCGACGCGCTGAAAGACGAACACGACGACGCGTTCATACGCGGCGTGTTATACCGAGGTAGCGGCTCGAAACGCGTTCCCATTCTCGTGAAATCGAAAACGCCCCCGGTCACCGGCGGCGACGAGGTCAGCCCGAAAAAAACCATATTGATCGAAACGGAGAAAGTGAGAAAACCGCTGGTGAGTGACAGTGATTTGTCCAACACGAAAAAGCACCAGCAGCACGGGATCTTACGCAGTTCAAATCATCGACAAAATGTCGGAAAACCGGATGCGTCATCGCTACGACGTTTATCTAAACAGGATTTATGGAATATGGCCGCCGACGTACGTGAAACATTCGAGCGAATTCTACCCGATAATCGAGAGGTAAGCAGACGCCACATTACCCCAGATTAACTAGGACAGGGCTCTTACGGGTTTTGGAAAGCctcggatccagttccacagttgtgagttagagttaactatcagttaaagattttcaatgagttaactcagagtatCTTAattcggaactgtggaactgggtcttggaatgttttggaaaattggaatttttttCCCAGGCCCTTGAAAGGTATGGAAATGGTATGAAGGCAAACCACTGAAACCGGGTAGGAAAGCTCGTGGTAACCCGTAGGATATCTCTTGTGtaaatatctattttaaaGTAATCCTCTACGTAAACTTTCGATGTCAATTATCAGTttgttttgatagatttttccTCTAAATTCTTCTCATAAAAGGAATAAAGAAGCAAGAATTGTTCTGTATCTGGCATACCGGTATGTCTCAAGGGCAGACCCGGGGTATAACTGGGCTGAATTTTTCCCAATATCAGGGCCAATACTATTGATCTCAAAAAGGGCATGTGACTAGTGGGGTAACAGGTGATAGTCCTGACCCCAccaattttgatttcaaaataaaatatttcaatattgttatGTAGAAAACTTTGATAGAttaaagaaatatcaaattatccGTTGTGTTGGTCCAATGAGCTACTAATGGATCACAGTTTGATTGCAAACTGAATTTGGGAGAGGGATTTATACCTTGACGAGATCGTGATAAAATTGTTCTGCTTAGTTCGAAAAGGTGATCTCTCTctttgattacaaaatattttcacctgTTTGATCTGATATTTGTTATGGTCAAAGGGATATAAGAGTCTTCTAATATCTAAAGTCAATATTATACTCTTCAGAATATGTTAACAGTGAGTAGATATAGCAGACAAGTAGATCAATGAAGCTAACCATCAAATCAGGCCCCAATGGTCAATCAGGTCCCCCACAGTTGCTAATTGATCTGGCATGGGTGATAGATAGCTATTGACCATGTAAATAGCCAGGTAATCGAAATGGCCCTATTCATGCCCCAAGTGATAGCATTGTTTGAAAGGGAAGTTGTCACAATGTAAACATAGGTTTTAGTGACTAATTACTTGTCAAGAGCAAAGCTTTGATGGCATTTATCGAATTGTTTCCTTTTGTTTGTTAAATGGCCACCTTTCCTTTACATACCAGAGCAGAACTCGTTTAGCCGGAGCCAATCAGACTTTCACATTTGCTCATTTTCTCAAAGCCAGGGAAGAGATGTTCAATCAGGCTTAGTGTATAGAGTATATAGAAGCCGCTATGTTCGATGACTTATCTTAAATTACATAAGGATATACAGGAAATGATTTGACTGAAAACGACTGCTGGAGTTGATATTTCTGTTTAATGTGAAATCGAGTTTAATTTACGAGAGACAATTTGGATATAAGAAAGATTAGGAGATTATAACGCTGCAGGGTCCACGGTGAAGAACGGTAAAATGAGGACATATTTGGCGACTTCgatgttgaatattttccTACAAGTTGAAACTTCAACGACATTGGAATCTTTTCAGGTATTCATCAATCAATGGTTGTTCTATTTTTCCTTTTAAAATGGATCTTAAAGTTTGTTGAGAAATGGGCACTTTTCTATGAATGGCTCTATATTTTTGTGCAGCAGGTATCTCAATCGATCTAGGTTTCTAGAAAACACTGGTAACTAATATCTCTCATGGAGAACACAgggtttttgataaaaacagttctgcagtcgtgacttaagtccatcAATGAGAGTCTCAGAATATCTGAGGCATGATTCAATATGAGCTCATTTTATCATATTGTATACTCtataatctattaatacagAAATCAAAGTCACATAAAAGTACCTGATAAATATAATTCCTGattctaaatatatatatatatatatatatatatatatatatatatatatatatatatatatatatatatatatatatatatatatatatatatatatatatatatatgtatatatatcatGAAATTGTATAATGAAACCTAGAATAAACAATAGTGACAATAGTGACGAGGAAGTCACGTTGCTGTTATATTGGCTAAACTATGATTTGCTGGTGTATTGGACCTGCAGTAACATCTGTCACATATACATGATTCCGTTAGTGCAATAGGACAAACACCACCATCGAAATATCACCATCCGACTATCAAATTCTTCGAGATTTCGTTATGTACATCGTGGATTATCGGATTAATGTTTTAAAGGCTTGAGATTAAGATTGCGTCGATAGTTTTCTTCTGTTGGCCGTGTTAAAAACATGTCAAGACATTTGAAAAGGAGTATTCATAGGCGTTCTCTTGTAAGTTAGAATGGTAAACCCCTTTCTGGGCAGGTGTGGATCAAGTCGGCTGGTGTATGCCCGAGGTGAATGTTTCAGTATTTTCTCAACACTCATGAAGTCAGTTCATTCGAGCGTGAATCCTGAAATTGAAGTGCCCTTGAAAACTAGTCTGTTCAGGGTTCTTACTTGCAACCCCTGTCTTCAGAGGGAAATTGTTAATCCAGCCagcctatgagccattttcaaaaacagtttttgaaaatggctcatagatttgagtcgaaacgtcaaactatcagatagtttttcttttttattgtgggtttttgtcgACTTTTGATATTGGACAGCCACTTGTCTATGAAAACAAGCCTACACGGTCTTCAATAGTTGGTACCATGCAGGCTTGTTGAGTCACATCAGGCAGTGCCGCTTGGTGCCTCGCCCAGAATTGCTTCaatatttgttttgaaatcaCAGCGATGTTTGCCAACGCTTGATTTAAAGGCATTTTCCATCAGTTGAGAAATCATGATTTCTCAGGATTCAAATACGCCATTACGCGAATACAAGCTGTATAACCACTGGCCAAGTGGACTTGTCCTATTGGTCTACTGACTTCCTTGTACGAGACCCGGGTTTGATTCCTGGTAAGCGCACAGTAGTTACGACTGCGGATAGAGACAGTGTTTGTATCTGCCTGATTCGGTTAAGACACTGGTGAGGGTGGATGTAGCGTGGCTATCAAATTGCTTTATAGTCCATTAATTAGGCTAAACGTGTTGCAGACATCTCCATCTTTATCTTCGATTTCCAATATTCTCCTAcagacgaacgaacgaacgaaccgTACCCGTGCAGCCTGCCTATTGACATCATACTGTCAAACTGAATCCTGAAACTGATTTTCAAATGTCATCAAAGATTTCAGTGATTAAAGGATTAATTTCTGAATCGTCTATGCTGAGATAAGTGAAGGCTAATAATACGTAGTCTATATCAATCATCAAGCCTATAGCTAATCTATGAGTTACGATCAATCAGGGATTGATTTTGTCTGCGTCGACTAGAGATATTATGATTCCTGGCTAAAAGATTGGAAAGATTGCGGTTGGCTATCGTGGTACCTCGCAACATTAgcagttttttctttcatacgTTTACCATTGTTGGTCGGGGCAAATTTGGCCCTTGCAAAAACAACTGTGTGATTGAGGCAATAGACTCAAACCTGAGGACAAGGTGAACTAGTCCAGGCAGCTAGTGGCCCAAAAGTTGATTAGCTAGCTATGATCGTAACAATTAAGTCTTCATTGTCACTATGCCAGTTATCAATGGATTGAATTAAACATAAATGTTCTCTTAACCTTATAGGACCTATAGTTGGTACTGAATCTTTAAATGTGATTTGTTCAAATCACTTGAAATAAAGTACGGATGTTTTTAAACTGCTTAAgaataaatacattattcattattgatGTCGAAAGCAACTGACACCCCATAAATCTCTCTTAAAAATATGGACACCAGGCGAGTACCTCACAACGCGTTCGAACGCTGAAATTACTCTTAATGCGAAACTATttttagaataagaatttatcattatcgATTGAAAAATATGGATCTAGATTTAACTAAAACGCACGTACGCCTCACATTCTAGTCGACTTAGTTTACTATTTTTAGAAGGCTATCCATTAAAACTTAAATACAATTCAAGCGATTCATCAGTATTGGAGTAATTAGTCGTTATCCGGTAATTGATTGTGTGGGATGGTCGATCAGGCAATCAGCGGCATCTGTCCAAGTCAGCTACCTGCAGTTATCCGGGTATAAAGTAGGTGCTTCACGTATCTGTCTGAGCTGCTGCGCGCTAAACGGAATCAACTTTTAAAAGTCTCGCAACTATTGCCGAGGAATCTGTGAAAATTCTGCCGCGGAGAATTTAAAATGTCTACGCTGTAGGAAATAGGATACTAAAATATATCGGTACCGCTGAAATTTAGCGCAGTTAGTTCAGTGTTCAGTCATTCGTGATTTTGTGAACGGAACTTTATATGCGAGAAAATTCTGTCAGGTCTATGAGAAAGTGGAACGAATAGTTGTTATTTTAGAGTTCTGTTGGCAGGTGAAATCCGTTCGAAGCGAAAACATTTTGTGTGTGTTTTACGTTTTTCTGTTCAGAAGTGTCAGTTTAAGAAGAACTGTGtcgatagaaaaataaatgtgCCATTTGACGAATCAGGACTTCAGTTGTTTACGAGTGAAATTCAGAGCTCAATTGTTTGAAGAGCAGAAACCATTAGTTAGATATGAAGTAGTTTTGGAATATCTCGTGTCTTGAATTATTTATCGATAGTAAACTAAAAAACCAGATGAAAATCATTACAAACATGTTTTCTCATCGATATATGGAAATAATCGGATATTGATCTTCGAATTGTTGGGCTTTTACGAAGTGAATTAAGTGAATAATAATCAGTGGTCAATGATGACAGTAATGATGAGTCCGTCGATATTAGTGAAGAAATTCCAATTTATTCGTAAAAAGGTAAGAGAAAATGTCGCGGATCCAGAAGCAAAATCTGAAGAAAGTCTTCGCGACAACATTCAAGGCAAATCATTCATGATAATATCATTTTGACTGAGAAGGGATATTGATACAGAATAAAACTCTAAATTGTATAAGGTTCCTGCATTAGACACCAGTAGATTGCATCCTTATACAGTACAAAACGGCTGTAATTATGAGACACTTCACCGGTCACACCCATTTACGCTAggatttatgaaatatatcaaatacttCTGACCAATTTTCAGATAGATCTCTTTTTGATAGgaaaagagaaatattttcatgaaatcaaACTTTTTGTGCTACATATCTGTTGCAAAAGTAGAAGCGCTGCTAAATGATGTGCAGGTCAGTGAACCACCCGTATATTGAGTAAGTCAGATCGGTGTTAGTAGATTCAGTGCTAATCAAGAGTGGTATCATCTGAATATTGAGTGATGTACTGAACAATCAATCAGTAGTTAGGCCGTAAGTCAGAGGTTTCAATTTGTAGGCTCTTAATATTACCATTGTTAAGCCAATATATCTATGACCACAGTTTTAGATACAAGTTTTCATGGTTAAGGCCGAACTCTTAGGGTGAAACATTTGGAAATTGGAATTAATTTAAGGAACTAGGTCCTGCTTGTTTATATGGTTTACTTCGTTATCAATGGTGACCTTAACCCGAATTAAACTGCAGTAAAACATTCCGATTATTTGTCCGATTATCTCATTGTAAATGTTATTTTCGAGTGTTTAGATTAATGAACATTAAGACAATACAGTGCTTCTACAATTATATAATTCATGTCAGGAAATCCTGCAACTCACTAGGGGCTGCTAGGGGCGGCTGAAGGCTGCCGAGTCAGTCGGCAAAGTTCCAAgacatgatagaaatattcgaATGATGCGAATGATAACATTCTATCGTTGGTAAATGTTGTTCGAATGAAACGACACAATCGTTTCGTAGTTTCGCATGATATGATGGAGTATCTACCGCCTCCGAAAAAGATCGGCAGATTCGGAATTACATCGCATGTTTCGTATCAGGTAGCCGTGCGTTATCGATGTTTTACACTTTCACCGATTTTTAAGGATCGTCCGGTTGTTCACAATTGAGGAAGGCTGCTCTCAAAAAAACTCATCAGGTTTTGCCGCTCACTTTATTTTAAACGTGTTTAAAAACTGGGAAAATGTTGTAGAAAAATGTGTTATTAAGAATTTTACACCTCGTGTGGTCAGTTTAGGTACAGGGTGTTGAAATGGTCTTTATTCATAAGATTGGTCTAGTTGTTGGCTATAGATATTCAGGAGTCCATGATAACACCAAGTAGGGTTGAACTACAAATTTGACTGCGTGATTGGTCTCAGTAGTTGTAGTCAAAATGATAAGTTAATTTCCAATCTTCAACTTTGAACAGGATTTTTAGGTTCcaagattcaaatatattatcaAACAAGTGAGAAAATTGATACCGATTGACTGCTGGCAAACCTGGGGATCATCACAGAATCCTCACTAGCCATAGTAGAGTTGTCAACGACCACTTTATCTGTGACAAGATTCCCCCACTTAggttagaaatatgaaattacgATGCCACTCGCGACGACCGTGAAtcataaaaatttcaaatgaacaAATCAATTGTTGTTTCGCACCGGGTGGACCCTCACTTGCCACTACTCGTAGCTTACTATGatatatcatcaatatattgatatttcatgaCAATATAATGGTTGACAAGgatattgaatttcaatgacCTTCAGTTTTATTGCcgcaaaatgtttttgtagtcATGCCTTCTACCCACTTTTTTTACCCTAAAATGGAGTCTTTTATCTTGTATTTTCACATGTCTGATTGTTAAGCGCAGATTATTATTAGAACTGCGAgctataaatgaatttcaattatctattttt
This sequence is a window from Tubulanus polymorphus chromosome 9, tnTubPoly1.2, whole genome shotgun sequence. Protein-coding genes within it:
- the LOC141910547 gene encoding uncharacterized protein LOC141910547; translated protein: MGQTSSDLGDTFQTDNIDGASIQNQWSWYPPRPDGSRRRRRPRSSSSATYRWRDSGIANSWYAADYFDSDDDIELLTSELIRIAFVKQSHRRQAISAPAPGQRDGDENDDKVDEDENDDTLNDEIAAERFNAAALRFRRSNSLPSNLRQTSQLLQLTGREVQTRVTDSRDALDILLRSSAETPDGAGGQAIRRHLFAPASSGSMPPNVGRNIISRNSVRNMGADESTMTGPESDWSTDGEETYAMYQGFAGVRRRVSASSQSSYQSAIWRRSWGEGSTSFSFSNLRRKRADSRKSDVFDYDKFAMDHQAQRLTKPDDRSTTPTGATPDEELKSNHFVKNRANNAAAAAAHYSPSVVLRKTEKRAKRTRPSSTGDSMDYTRGGQAEFASTLRAASFGNGVNVAA